A genomic region of Drosophila simulans strain w501 unplaced genomic scaffold, Prin_Dsim_3.1 Segkk87_quiver_pilon, whole genome shotgun sequence contains the following coding sequences:
- the LOC123327450 gene encoding uncharacterized protein LOC123327450 produces MADLPKEGLEGSHAFEVAGIDFCGPFFHKSDSRNKPAVKCYVCVFKCFATKAVHLELIRDLSTVAFLCGLKRFICTRRKPKQIWSDNATNFVGAKNELLELRRLFLSSEHQGTVQNFCLSETIDWRFIPPRSPHFGELWEAAVKTAKHHFYRAVGTAVLTFDELRTLRSSGDETSCKKTAMAQ; encoded by the exons ATGGCGGACCTTCCCAAGGAGGGCTTGGAAGGATCTCACGCTTTTGAGGTTGCTGGTATAGACTTCTGTGGACCCTTCTTTCACAAGTCGGATAGTCGCAACAAGCCCGCGGTTAAATGCTACGTCTGCGTATTTAAATGCTTTGCAACCAAGGCAGTGCACCTGGAGCTGATCAGGGATCTCTCGACAGTTGCGTTTCTGTGCGGACTCAAGAGGTTCATATGCACCCGGCGGAAGCCGAAGCAAATTTGGTCAGACAACGCCACCAACTTTGTCGGCGCCAAAAATGAACTTCTGGAACTTCGAAGATTATTTCTCAGCAGCGAGCATCAAGGCACCGTTCAgaatttttgcctttcggaGACGATTGACTGGCGGTTCATCCCTCCACGGTCGCCCCATTTCGGTGAACTTTGGGAAGCAGCTGTGAAAACGGCCAAACATCATTTCTACCGCGCTGTGGGTACGGCGGttctgaccttcgacgagctGAGGACGCTG AGGTCGAGCGGGGATGAGACGTCTTGCAAGAAGACTGCTATGGCTCAGTAA